Proteins encoded within one genomic window of Methanobrevibacter sp.:
- a CDS encoding aminoacetone oxidase family FAD-binding enzyme: MEEYEIAVIGGGPAGIMAAIAASQNSSSVILLEKNFSLGRKLLITGGGRCNITNSKPINTLLNSYSHKNFLKHSFYSFTNEDLLSLFDLEFITEEDNRVFPKSGKSSDILKGLTDKIEDVSISYNFEVTSITNDFVINDKLKADKIIIATGGITYPQTGCDIKNYSLTSHPLTEIKYGLVPLITKNDLSEIAGVTLYDVVISYKKSRVKGNVLFSHVGLTGPAVINLSNEISEGISYNLLENEPEINLEVAIDLCPELTRENLMAKFNKDFQSKGKTMIKNYMKLFLTNSFIEYFLNECKIDGETQLSRINKKSKNRLVENLKRFVFEITGFNDKLAKVTIGGVDIKNVNPKTMESKLIPNLYFAGEVLDLHGPTGGYNLKIAFSTGYLAGLSASEK; the protein is encoded by the coding sequence ATGGAAGAATATGAAATAGCTGTGATTGGTGGAGGTCCTGCCGGGATTATGGCTGCAATCGCCGCAAGCCAGAATTCCTCAAGCGTAATATTGCTTGAAAAGAATTTTTCTTTAGGTCGTAAACTTTTGATTACTGGTGGAGGAAGATGTAATATTACTAATTCAAAGCCGATTAATACGTTATTGAATTCATATTCTCATAAAAACTTTTTAAAACACTCATTTTACTCTTTTACTAATGAGGATTTACTGTCACTATTTGATTTGGAATTTATCACAGAAGAGGATAATCGTGTTTTTCCAAAAAGCGGGAAATCCAGTGATATCTTAAAAGGTTTAACTGATAAGATTGAAGATGTAAGTATAAGTTATAACTTTGAAGTTACAAGTATCACTAATGATTTTGTTATAAATGATAAGTTAAAAGCAGACAAGATTATCATCGCAACTGGAGGCATAACCTATCCGCAAACAGGATGTGACATTAAAAACTATTCTTTAACATCACATCCCTTAACAGAGATAAAATACGGATTGGTTCCATTGATTACCAAAAATGACTTGTCTGAGATTGCCGGGGTAACCTTATATGATGTAGTTATAAGTTATAAGAAAAGCAGGGTTAAAGGTAATGTTTTATTTTCCCATGTTGGTCTGACAGGTCCTGCAGTCATAAATCTGAGCAATGAAATCTCAGAAGGTATAAGTTATAACTTATTAGAAAATGAACCCGAAATCAATCTTGAAGTCGCAATCGACTTATGTCCAGAACTGACACGAGAGAATTTGATGGCTAAATTCAACAAAGATTTCCAATCCAAAGGAAAAACAATGATTAAAAACTATATGAAGCTATTTTTGACAAACAGTTTCATTGAATACTTTTTAAATGAATGTAAAATTGATGGCGAAACCCAGCTGTCAAGGATTAATAAGAAAAGCAAAAACCGACTTGTCGAAAACCTGAAAAGATTTGTTTTTGAAATCACTGGTTTTAATGACAAATTGGCTAAAGTGACCATTGGTGGTGTTGATATTAAAAATGTTAATCCTAAAACAATGGAGTCCAAACTAATTCCTAATTTATACTTTGCAGGCGAGGTCCTTGATTTGCATGGCCCAACCGGTGGCTATAATTTAAAAATCGCTTTTTCAACAGGCTATCTGGCAGGTTTGTCTGCTAGTGAAAAGTAA
- the hisD gene encoding histidinol dehydrogenase, translating to MDILKYSEINLKETIKRSEQDVNNVLDIVSDILDNVKNNGDEAIREYTEKFDGVLIENLKVSKDEIKEAYDTLDDELLIALKQAASNIRKFHERQIPESWNMEVNPGVVAGQIVRPINSAGCYIPGGRAAYPSSILMTVIPAKIAGVEKVVCVTPPQKDGKILDAILVAADIAGADEIYKVGGAQAIASLAYGSESVPRVEKIVGPGNIFVTAAKKLVYGQVDIEFPAGPSEVLILADETANPEFLATDILAQAEHDPNASCFLVTDSQDLAVKTDEFVAKLTEIAPRREIIEESLSKSGKIIITNTFEEAIHVTNEYAPEHLIITTKDDDETLSHINNAGSIFLGSYSPVAAGDYGSGTNHVLPTGGGAKMYSGLSTEAFIKKPTVQRLTKEGLEELSKTSVPIAEYEGFFAHSNSFKTRLRED from the coding sequence ATGGATATATTAAAATACTCTGAAATTAACTTGAAAGAAACTATTAAAAGGTCAGAACAGGATGTTAATAATGTCTTGGATATTGTCTCCGATATATTAGACAATGTAAAAAATAATGGTGATGAAGCTATTCGTGAATATACTGAAAAGTTTGATGGTGTATTGATAGAAAATTTGAAAGTATCCAAAGATGAAATTAAGGAAGCTTATGATACATTAGATGATGAATTATTAATTGCACTTAAACAAGCTGCATCAAATATACGTAAATTTCATGAAAGACAGATTCCTGAAAGTTGGAACATGGAAGTAAATCCTGGTGTTGTTGCAGGTCAAATTGTAAGGCCAATTAACTCTGCTGGATGTTACATACCAGGGGGTCGGGCAGCCTATCCTTCATCAATATTAATGACTGTAATACCTGCAAAAATTGCTGGAGTTGAAAAAGTAGTTTGTGTAACTCCACCTCAAAAAGATGGCAAAATTTTAGATGCTATTTTAGTGGCTGCAGATATTGCAGGTGCAGATGAAATTTATAAGGTAGGTGGTGCACAGGCTATTGCATCACTGGCTTATGGAAGTGAATCTGTACCACGAGTAGAAAAAATTGTAGGTCCTGGAAATATATTCGTTACAGCTGCTAAAAAACTAGTATATGGACAGGTAGATATTGAGTTTCCGGCAGGCCCTTCTGAAGTACTGATATTGGCTGATGAGACTGCAAATCCTGAATTTTTGGCAACTGATATTTTAGCTCAAGCAGAACATGACCCTAATGCATCATGTTTTTTAGTAACAGATTCACAGGATTTAGCAGTTAAAACTGATGAATTTGTAGCCAAATTAACTGAAATTGCGCCTAGACGTGAAATCATTGAGGAATCATTATCTAAAAGTGGAAAAATCATTATCACAAACACATTTGAGGAAGCTATTCACGTTACAAACGAATACGCTCCTGAACATTTAATCATAACCACAAAAGATGATGATGAAACATTATCACACATCAACAATGCGGGTTCAATCTTTTTAGGTTCATACTCACCTGTTGCAGCGGGAGATTATGGATCTGGAACAAATCACGTACTTCCTACAGGTGGAGGTGCTAAAATGTATTCCGGTTTATCTACTGAGGCTTTCATTAAAAAGCCAACGGTTCAGAGATTGACAAAAGAAGGGCTTGAGGAGTTATCAAAGACTTCTGTTCCAATCGCTGAGTATGAAGGATTCTTTGCACACTCTAATTCATTCAAAACAAGATTAAGAGAAGATTAA
- a CDS encoding cobalt-precorrin-8 methylmutase: MTDKMFMGASTKQGLDIANKSREIIRGLIGDDVKDLKPIERDIVERIVHSTADPEYAKLVKISSDFVDAAMTSLKNKETILTDINMVKYGITRYEGEVECYIKNDEVVKIAKENQITRAAAAMRYAAQNDFEGIVVSGNAPTAVFEAMDLYAKGEMNLKAIVGVPVGFVGAADSKEALHNSDIPNIIVEGPKGGTPIAVACVNSLIQHL, encoded by the coding sequence ATGACAGACAAAATGTTCATGGGTGCATCAACTAAACAAGGTTTGGATATTGCAAACAAAAGTCGTGAAATTATCCGTGGCCTTATTGGAGATGATGTCAAAGACTTAAAACCGATTGAAAGAGACATCGTTGAAAGGATTGTTCACTCAACTGCTGATCCTGAGTATGCAAAATTAGTGAAAATAAGTTCTGATTTTGTAGATGCAGCTATGACTTCCCTTAAAAATAAAGAAACCATATTAACTGATATCAACATGGTTAAATATGGTATTACAAGATATGAGGGGGAAGTTGAGTGTTACATTAAAAACGATGAAGTAGTTAAAATCGCAAAGGAAAATCAGATTACAAGGGCAGCTGCTGCAATGAGATATGCTGCACAGAATGATTTTGAAGGAATAGTCGTTTCCGGTAATGCTCCAACTGCTGTTTTTGAAGCAATGGATTTATACGCTAAAGGTGAAATGAATCTTAAAGCCATTGTTGGGGTTCCTGTTGGTTTTGTAGGAGCGGCTGACTCAAAAGAAGCTCTTCATAATTCAGATATTCCAAATATTATTGTTGAAGGGCCAAAAGGCGGAACACCTATTGCTGTTGCTTGTGTAAATTCATTAATCCAACATTTATAG
- the aspS gene encoding aspartate--tRNA(Asn) ligase, giving the protein MQGLLKDWRRTNYASECTPEIAGSDITIMGWVHEIRDFGGIMFVIIRDVTGRVQITAPSKKVDEKIMEELRELRKESVVAIKGLVQEAGKAPNGVEIIPKEIKLLNLANQPLPMDPTEKVKAGIDTRLDSRFLDIRKENVSAIFKIKGQMFHTIRDFFYDNGFYEINTPKLVASATEGGTELFPITYFEKEAFLGQSPQLYKQMMMASGMDKVFEIGQIFRAEEHDTLRHLNEAVSIDAEASFADDEDVMKILNDMIIKVLKDINENCADELEILGHELEVPTGDFPVVTYDEAVDIVNSKDVSMEWGEDLSREAEKALGDTMGGFYFLTRWPSEIKPFYVMPVDGEEQYSHAFDLMYNNLELSSGATRVHQYDLLVKQIEERGLNPAGFGSYLKAFEYGMPPHAGWGVGADRLTMVLTGSENIRECVLFPRDRHRLTP; this is encoded by the coding sequence TTGCAAGGTTTATTAAAAGATTGGAGAAGAACAAATTATGCTAGTGAATGCACTCCTGAAATAGCAGGAAGCGACATCACAATCATGGGTTGGGTGCACGAAATCCGTGATTTTGGTGGTATCATGTTCGTTATCATCCGTGATGTAACCGGCAGAGTTCAAATCACAGCTCCAAGCAAAAAAGTCGATGAAAAAATAATGGAAGAATTAAGAGAATTAAGAAAAGAATCTGTTGTAGCAATTAAAGGTTTAGTTCAAGAAGCAGGAAAAGCACCAAACGGTGTTGAAATCATTCCTAAAGAAATTAAATTATTAAACTTAGCTAACCAACCTTTACCAATGGATCCAACAGAAAAAGTTAAAGCTGGAATCGATACAAGATTAGATTCAAGATTCTTGGACATCAGAAAAGAAAACGTTTCAGCAATCTTCAAAATCAAAGGACAAATGTTCCATACTATCCGTGACTTCTTCTATGACAACGGATTTTATGAAATTAACACTCCTAAACTCGTAGCATCAGCTACTGAAGGAGGAACAGAATTATTCCCTATCACTTACTTTGAAAAAGAAGCATTCCTTGGTCAGTCACCACAATTATACAAACAGATGATGATGGCTTCCGGAATGGATAAAGTATTTGAAATCGGTCAAATCTTCAGAGCAGAAGAGCACGATACACTCAGACACTTAAACGAAGCTGTATCCATTGATGCAGAAGCATCCTTTGCTGATGATGAAGACGTAATGAAAATCCTAAACGACATGATTATCAAAGTCTTAAAAGACATCAACGAAAACTGTGCTGATGAATTAGAAATATTAGGTCATGAACTTGAAGTTCCAACTGGCGACTTCCCTGTAGTAACCTATGATGAAGCAGTTGATATCGTAAACTCAAAAGATGTCAGTATGGAATGGGGAGAAGACTTATCCCGTGAAGCTGAAAAAGCTTTAGGAGACACAATGGGAGGATTTTATTTCTTAACCAGATGGCCTTCTGAAATCAAACCGTTCTATGTAATGCCTGTTGACGGCGAGGAACAATACTCACATGCATTCGATTTAATGTACAACAACTTGGAGTTATCTTCAGGTGCTACACGTGTACACCAGTATGATTTACTCGTAAAACAAATTGAAGAAAGAGGATTGAATCCTGCTGGATTTGGAAGCTACTTGAAAGCGTTCGAATACGGTATGCCTCCACATGCAGGTTGGGGTGTAGGTGCTGACAGGTTAACTATGGTACTTACCGGTTCTGAAAACATCCGTGAATGTGTACTCTTCCCAAGAGACAGACACAGATTAACCCCTTAA
- a CDS encoding DapH/DapD/GlmU-related protein, translating into MDFERVDMRLMSEEEMIEAGKMAEIVFKLNHTMPNTDEYNKLLKELLGDNIGENSQIMAPIAGAAFDHLKIGNNVFINSNSLLMARGGITIEDDVMMAANVQLLSNNHDEYDRQVLTCKPIHIKKGAWIGAGASILPGVTIGEYAIVGAGAIVTKDVGDYEVAVGVPAKIVKTLDKDKFE; encoded by the coding sequence ATGGATTTTGAAAGAGTTGACATGAGATTAATGAGTGAAGAGGAGATGATTGAAGCAGGTAAAATGGCGGAAATCGTTTTCAAGCTCAATCACACAATGCCAAACACTGATGAATATAACAAGTTGCTTAAGGAACTGTTGGGCGATAATATCGGTGAAAACTCACAGATTATGGCTCCAATTGCAGGTGCAGCATTTGATCATCTGAAAATTGGTAATAATGTTTTTATCAATTCCAATTCACTACTGATGGCACGTGGAGGAATAACCATTGAAGATGATGTTATGATGGCGGCCAATGTCCAGTTGCTTTCAAACAATCATGACGAGTATGACAGGCAAGTTTTGACCTGCAAGCCAATCCATATTAAAAAGGGTGCCTGGATTGGAGCCGGAGCAAGCATATTGCCTGGCGTCACCATTGGTGAATATGCTATCGTTGGAGCAGGGGCTATTGTTACAAAGGATGTCGGTGACTATGAAGTGGCTGTAGGAGTTCCTGCAAAAATAGTTAAAACTTTGGACAAGGATAAATTTGAATAA